A region of Mycobacteriales bacterium DNA encodes the following proteins:
- a CDS encoding UbiA family prenyltransferase, with protein MVPLVRAAHVQPALAVTAFVTVVAVRAGRGAGAVWVCLAILAGQLFVGWSNDWLDRDRDVAAGRRDKPVAAGQVPARVVGVAAVVAFVACVPLSLASGPLAGLVHVGAVVSAGLYNAWLKRTAFSPLPYAVSFGSLPFVVAFGLPGRPGPAAWAPLATALLGVGAHFVNTLPDQAADRRLGVLGLPQRVGRTPSLVAGAALLVAAGVVVAALPPGPPRAASLALLGLQVVAVAGVVAAAAARHERGAWTLTLAAAGLAVAQVVVNAGALT; from the coding sequence GTGGTCCCCCTGGTGCGCGCCGCGCACGTGCAGCCGGCGCTGGCGGTGACGGCGTTCGTGACCGTCGTCGCGGTGCGCGCGGGGCGCGGCGCCGGCGCCGTCTGGGTCTGCCTCGCGATCCTCGCCGGGCAGCTCTTCGTGGGGTGGAGCAACGACTGGCTGGACCGCGACCGGGACGTGGCCGCGGGACGCCGCGACAAGCCGGTCGCGGCGGGGCAGGTGCCGGCGCGGGTGGTCGGCGTCGCGGCGGTGGTGGCGTTCGTCGCCTGCGTGCCACTGTCGCTCGCCTCCGGCCCGCTCGCCGGCCTCGTCCACGTCGGCGCCGTCGTCTCCGCCGGCCTCTACAACGCCTGGCTCAAGCGCACGGCGTTCAGCCCGCTGCCGTACGCGGTGTCGTTCGGGTCGCTGCCGTTCGTCGTGGCGTTCGGGCTGCCGGGGCGGCCGGGGCCGGCGGCGTGGGCGCCGTTGGCGACGGCGCTGCTCGGGGTCGGCGCGCACTTCGTCAACACGCTCCCTGACCAGGCCGCCGACCGCCGCCTCGGCGTGCTCGGCCTGCCGCAGCGCGTCGGCCGCACGCCGTCCCTCGTCGCCGGCGCGGCGTTGCTCGTGGCGGCGGGCGTCGTCGTGGCGGCGTTGCCGCCGGGGCCGCCGCGCGCCGCGTCGCTCGCGCTGCTCGGCCTCCAGGTGGTCGCCGTCGCCGGCGTCGTGGCGGCCGCCGCCGCGCGGCACGAGCGCGGCGCGTGGACGCTCACCCT